One region of Moraxella sp. ZY210820 genomic DNA includes:
- a CDS encoding thiol:disulfide interchange protein DsbA/DsbL, whose product MSFKKLALGAMVIACAGVFTTQAMANNFVEGQDYTVLSKPQAVEKAGKIEVREFFWYGCPHCHALEPHMQTWLKKLPSDVRFVRTPAAMNPVWEVGAKAYFTSEALGIRQYTHIPLFEAHYAAKGGLSPKALSQFFNVHFKVPEDKFKETFDSFPVAQRVAQSKALTQAYGEELAGVPAVVVNGKYLVRGEDAKVPQVIDFLIEKERKAK is encoded by the coding sequence ATGTCATTTAAAAAATTAGCATTAGGTGCAATGGTTATTGCCTGTGCAGGTGTATTTACCACACAAGCAATGGCAAATAACTTTGTGGAAGGTCAAGATTATACGGTACTTTCAAAACCACAAGCCGTTGAAAAAGCAGGTAAAATTGAAGTTCGTGAATTTTTCTGGTATGGTTGCCCGCATTGTCATGCTTTAGAACCACATATGCAAACTTGGTTAAAAAAATTACCGAGCGATGTGCGTTTTGTACGTACTCCTGCGGCGATGAATCCTGTATGGGAAGTGGGTGCAAAAGCTTATTTTACATCTGAAGCTTTAGGTATTCGTCAATATACACATATTCCATTATTTGAAGCACATTATGCAGCAAAAGGTGGTTTAAGTCCAAAAGCATTATCTCAATTCTTCAATGTTCACTTTAAAGTCCCTGAAGATAAATTTAAAGAAACTTTTGATTCGTTTCCAGTTGCTCAACGTGTGGCTCAATCAAAAGCTCTGACACAAGCTTATGGTGAAGAGTTAGCAGGTGTACCAGCAGTGGTCGTCAATGGTAAATATTTAGTGCGTGGTGAAGATGCTAAAGTACCACAAGTGATTGATTTCTTAATTGAAAAAGAACGTAAAGCTAAATAA